One window of Anaerolineales bacterium genomic DNA carries:
- a CDS encoding SUMF1/EgtB/PvdO family nonheme iron enzyme, with amino-acid sequence MKKVRNLILGSFLSFVFVIASCGSPTPEVITVVVTATNPPIEAATATPDLPPAPVALGGPQNGETIKWIDGSVLVYIPAGNFTMGDGGFDAPMHSVMLDGYWIQQTKVTNRMYDQCVKAGVCTPPNQELGGPVFTNPEYASHPVVGVSWDQSQAYCSWIQGNLPTEAQWEKAARGVNGNTYPWGNSEPTCGVLNFANCYGRTTNVDTYADGKSPFGLYDMAGNVFEWIFDLYDAKYYNQSPVENPTGPQAGTYRVVRGSSFETDDEQIATSIRRYNEQTDSGRDIGFRCVVPNPQPFAPYCQLTAHVPANQVAAVNSCALPEGVQVNQFCQQGDGFGVVQISFGATWEERGTRIQCTETSEGGLRTLTCRGPRSIESTNEIVVCNPACTNQPDVSSLNAFCDAGYTLDPATGACSYTPILAQPSAGGCPIGYVTVMRGSQQSCAVGPGPDGSCPIGLYFDDLAGMCAPPNGETNAPFGIDNATLASQTYAGCAAGYSYNENFQCCQPGAGGVTPSCAPGFIFDSNSAACVPVKEESLGGTGCITVRVTTVKCSEWVDKVCAPIATEAHCVANLNCRWNEPQDACELRSIPLNK; translated from the coding sequence ATGAAAAAGGTACGAAATCTGATCCTGGGATCGTTCCTCTCATTTGTGTTCGTCATCGCTTCGTGCGGCTCGCCGACACCGGAGGTGATCACTGTTGTTGTGACGGCGACGAACCCGCCTATTGAAGCGGCGACGGCAACCCCGGATCTGCCCCCTGCGCCGGTTGCGCTTGGCGGTCCACAAAATGGAGAGACGATCAAGTGGATCGACGGAAGTGTGTTGGTGTACATCCCTGCCGGGAACTTTACCATGGGGGATGGCGGATTCGATGCGCCCATGCACTCGGTAATGCTGGATGGATATTGGATTCAGCAAACCAAGGTCACGAACCGGATGTATGACCAATGCGTAAAGGCAGGCGTTTGCACTCCGCCGAACCAGGAGCTCGGAGGTCCTGTCTTTACCAATCCTGAATACGCCAGCCATCCGGTCGTCGGTGTGAGTTGGGACCAGAGTCAAGCCTATTGCTCATGGATTCAGGGAAACCTGCCCACCGAGGCGCAATGGGAAAAAGCGGCGCGCGGCGTGAATGGGAATACTTATCCCTGGGGAAATTCCGAACCGACCTGCGGCGTGTTGAACTTTGCCAATTGTTACGGACGCACGACAAATGTGGACACTTATGCCGATGGGAAGAGTCCGTTCGGCTTATATGATATGGCGGGGAACGTATTCGAATGGATCTTCGACCTTTATGACGCGAAATATTACAACCAATCGCCGGTCGAGAATCCAACCGGTCCGCAAGCCGGGACGTATCGTGTTGTGCGCGGCAGCTCCTTCGAAACCGATGATGAACAGATCGCAACCTCGATCCGGCGTTACAACGAACAGACCGACAGCGGCCGCGACATCGGTTTCCGTTGTGTGGTCCCCAATCCGCAACCGTTTGCGCCATATTGCCAGTTGACGGCTCACGTCCCTGCAAATCAAGTTGCCGCTGTAAATTCCTGCGCCTTGCCGGAGGGGGTTCAGGTCAATCAATTCTGCCAGCAGGGTGACGGGTTCGGCGTGGTGCAAATCTCGTTTGGTGCCACATGGGAGGAACGCGGCACACGCATTCAATGTACGGAGACATCGGAGGGCGGGCTTCGCACACTTACCTGCCGTGGTCCGCGCAGTATCGAATCAACAAACGAAATCGTGGTCTGTAACCCGGCTTGTACGAATCAGCCGGATGTTTCCAGTTTGAATGCTTTTTGTGATGCCGGATACACGCTCGATCCAGCCACTGGCGCTTGTTCCTACACCCCAATCCTCGCTCAACCTTCAGCCGGGGGATGTCCCATCGGGTATGTGACTGTCATGCGCGGCTCGCAGCAATCCTGCGCCGTCGGTCCAGGACCGGACGGTTCATGCCCCATCGGGTTGTACTTCGATGATCTGGCGGGAATGTGCGCGCCTCCGAACGGTGAGACAAATGCACCGTTTGGCATCGATAATGCGACTTTGGCATCCCAGACCTATGCCGGATGCGCCGCCGGATATTCCTATAACGAAAACTTCCAATGCTGCCAGCCGGGCGCCGGAGGCGTGACTCCCAGTTGCGCGCCGGGATTCATCTTCGACTCGAATTCAGCCGCATGTGTGCCCGTCAAGGAAGAATCGCTAGGCGGCACAGGTTGTATCACGGTGCGGGTGACCACAGTGAAATGCTCCGAATGGGTGGACAAAGTCTGCGCGCCCATTGCGACGGAAGCCCACTGTGTGGCGAATCTCAACTGCCGCTGGAACGAACCGCAAGACGCCTGTGAACTCCGAAGCATTCCGTTGAACAAATAA
- a CDS encoding exo-alpha-sialidase, which translates to MSGVRVLVGTRKGAFILTSDGKRKKWKISGPHFAGWEIYHMNGSPADPNRLYASQSSGWFGQIVQRSNDGGETWEPVGNNFAYDGVPGTHLWYDGTQHPWEFKRVWRFEPSLRDPDTVYAGVEDAALFRSSDGGMTWQELPGLRETKGHLWQPGAGGMCLHTIILDPNNQNRIFVAISAAGAFRSNDGGKTWQPINKGLKSGELPDPDAEVGHCVHNIAMHPSNSNILFMQKHWDVNRSDDGGDSWHEVSGNLPSDFGFPIAVHAHEPDTIYVVPIKSDSEHFPPDGKLRVYRSRSGGNEWEALTKGLPQSDCYVNVLRSALAVDALDSCGIYFGTTGGQIYASSDSGDSWTAIARDLPAVLSVEVQTLK; encoded by the coding sequence ATGAGTGGAGTAAGAGTTTTGGTCGGGACGCGCAAAGGCGCGTTCATTCTCACATCGGATGGAAAACGTAAAAAATGGAAGATCTCCGGTCCGCATTTTGCCGGATGGGAGATCTATCACATGAACGGCTCACCCGCAGACCCGAACCGGTTATATGCATCGCAATCTTCGGGTTGGTTTGGACAGATCGTCCAGCGCTCGAACGACGGCGGAGAAACCTGGGAGCCGGTTGGAAATAATTTTGCCTATGATGGAGTTCCAGGTACCCATTTGTGGTACGACGGGACGCAGCATCCCTGGGAATTCAAACGCGTCTGGCGGTTTGAGCCATCGCTTAGGGACCCCGACACTGTTTATGCCGGCGTGGAAGATGCGGCATTGTTCCGATCCTCTGATGGCGGCATGACCTGGCAGGAGTTGCCCGGTCTGCGCGAAACGAAGGGACATCTTTGGCAGCCCGGCGCGGGGGGCATGTGCCTGCACACGATCATCCTTGATCCGAATAATCAAAATCGAATATTCGTTGCAATCTCCGCCGCGGGGGCATTTCGATCCAATGATGGCGGCAAAACCTGGCAACCCATCAACAAGGGTTTGAAGTCCGGCGAGTTGCCCGATCCCGATGCCGAGGTCGGACATTGCGTTCATAACATCGCGATGCACCCTTCGAATTCGAACATCCTTTTTATGCAGAAGCATTGGGATGTTAATCGCAGCGACGACGGCGGCGATTCATGGCATGAAGTGAGCGGCAACCTGCCCAGCGATTTCGGTTTCCCGATCGCAGTCCATGCACATGAGCCGGATACCATCTATGTCGTTCCGATCAAGAGCGATTCGGAGCACTTCCCTCCCGACGGAAAACTCCGCGTCTATCGCAGCCGTTCCGGCGGGAACGAATGGGAAGCTTTGACGAAGGGTCTGCCCCAAAGCGATTGTTATGTCAACGTATTGAGAAGCGCATTGGCGGTGGATGCTCTCGATTCATGCGGCATCTATTTCGGCACAACCGGCGGACAGATTTACGCCTCTTCCGACTCTGGCGATAGTTGGACTGCCATCGCAAGGGATCTCCCCGCGGTTCTTTCCGTCGAAGTTCAAACCCTGAAATGA
- a CDS encoding antibiotic biosynthesis monooxygenase produces the protein MYSRFGKLTVQPGKRDALAEILLRASALTLSLRGCRTYIVLEDLADENTVAVFEIWDDKEAHADSLRNEDVRALIAEASPFIAGVTGGSEMRVVGGFGIDTVHQ, from the coding sequence ATGTATTCAAGATTTGGAAAGTTGACCGTCCAGCCTGGTAAACGAGACGCACTGGCGGAAATCCTTTTACGCGCCTCAGCCCTGACTTTGAGCTTGCGCGGTTGCCGGACCTATATCGTCCTCGAAGACCTCGCTGACGAAAATACAGTCGCGGTCTTCGAGATTTGGGACGATAAAGAAGCTCACGCCGACTCCCTGCGCAATGAGGACGTCCGCGCCTTGATTGCTGAGGCGTCACCTTTTATCGCAGGTGTGACGGGTGGTTCGGAAATGCGAGTCGTTGGCGGGTTTGGGATTGATACGGTACATCAATGA
- a CDS encoding VOC family protein: MSKRNVVHVEIPAANPNKAADFYRELFGWKIMPMPEMNYVMWEAEDGSGGGFPEVSDENPAGRVTVYIDSDDVDSDLEKVKMLGGRILHEKTEIPGMGWYGVFQDPDGNVLAVYQGTNP, encoded by the coding sequence ATGTCAAAAAGAAACGTTGTCCATGTTGAAATACCTGCCGCTAATCCGAATAAAGCCGCGGATTTCTACCGGGAATTATTCGGGTGGAAGATCATGCCGATGCCGGAGATGAATTATGTCATGTGGGAAGCGGAGGATGGCTCGGGGGGTGGTTTTCCCGAAGTGTCCGATGAAAATCCGGCCGGTCGCGTGACGGTTTACATCGACAGTGATGATGTCGATTCAGACCTCGAGAAGGTGAAAATGCTCGGCGGCAGGATCCTGCACGAAAAGACGGAGATTCCCGGCATGGGTTGGTATGGAGTCTTCCAAGACCCGGACGGAAATGTCCTTGCGGTATATCAGGGTACGAACCCGTAG